TCGCCTATGGTGATAATTTCTGCCGATACCTCCTGTTTCATTTCTTTGGCTTGATTTGTGCGTAACGAGTTTTACCTACGTTATATCAAATGTAATCATGTACGCTCAGATGAAGAAATTAACTACGTCCCCTTTTGTTTTTGGAGCCTTACTATTTTTAGGGTTAACCTCTTGCACGGCCAGTCAGATACAGCAGGCAGTAGACGGTGCCATTGCCACGCAAACCGGCCGCGGCGGTCCTTTGACGCAGAATGAAGTAGCCATGGGCTTGCGCGAAGCCTTGTCTCAAGGTATTACCAAAGGTGCCAACCAAGCATCGCAGACCGATGGGTTTTATAAAAACAGCCTTATCAGAATTCCTTTTCCGGCAGACGTACAGCGCGTAGAGAAAACTTTGCGCAGCATTGGCCTGGGCTCTGAAGTGGACAAATTTGTCATGACCTTGAACCGGGGTGCCGAAGACGCCGCCAAAAGTGCAGTTCCTATTTTTATCAGTGCCATCAAGCAACTGACCTTCTCAGATGTCTGGAATATTTTGCGTGGGGAGCAAGACGCAGCCACTCAATTCTTGAAGAGAACCACTACGTCGCAGTTGACGCAGGCGTTCAGACCGGTCATCAAGAACTCTTTGGACAAAGTGAATGCCACGCGGTATTACACAGACCTGGTGAACAGGTATAACAAGATTCCTATGGTGCAGAAAGCCAACCCAGATTTAGAGTCTTATGCCACGCAAAAGGCCATTGACGGACTGTTTATTCTGGTAGCACAAGAGGAGGCTAACATCAGAGAAAACCCAATTGCCAGAACTACTGAGCTGTTGCGCAGAGTGTTCGGAAGCAAGGGATAAGAAATA
The nucleotide sequence above comes from Nibribacter ruber. Encoded proteins:
- a CDS encoding DUF4197 domain-containing protein; translated protein: MKKLTTSPFVFGALLFLGLTSCTASQIQQAVDGAIATQTGRGGPLTQNEVAMGLREALSQGITKGANQASQTDGFYKNSLIRIPFPADVQRVEKTLRSIGLGSEVDKFVMTLNRGAEDAAKSAVPIFISAIKQLTFSDVWNILRGEQDAATQFLKRTTTSQLTQAFRPVIKNSLDKVNATRYYTDLVNRYNKIPMVQKANPDLESYATQKAIDGLFILVAQEEANIRENPIARTTELLRRVFGSKG